CGTCAGCGAAAAACGCGAAGATGAGGTCCCGCCGGGGCTTGGCGCCCGAACGGGCCATCTGGCGCATCACCGACAGGATCATGGCGTCCATGTCCTTCATGTCCACGGCGCCGCGGCCCCAGATCAGACCGTCGCGTTCTTCGCCGCTGAACGGATCAACCGACCAGTCCTGTTTCTGCGCCGGCACCACATCCAAGTGGCCGTGCACCACGAGGGCGGGCAAAGAGGAATCACTGCCTTCCATCCGGGTGACCACCGAGGCACGGCCCGGCGCGGACTCAAAGAGGTCCGTGTGCAGGCCGACCTCCTCGATCAGTCCTGCGGTGTACTCGGCGGCGGCACGCTCCCCCGGACCTGAGCCGTCCCCGAAGTTGGAGGTGTCAAAGCGGATAAGCTCCTGGCAGATCCGGGTGACTTCATCTTCGGCGGCTGTTGGGCGCGCGGCGGACTCAGACGCAGTGGACTCAGACATGTTTCTCCTTCGAAGTGATTGGTGCCCAGCCTAGCCACCGAGTGCCTGACCAGCGCCGATTTACGGTTGCGGCTAAAACCGTGTTAGAGTTTTTCCCGTTGCTTCCGCAGCTTTTGAACGACTAAAGAGCTTGCGGCAAACACCCAAGCGCGGGTGGCGGAATGGCAGACGCGCTAGCTTGAGGTGCTAGTCCTCTAACGAGGGTGGGGGTTCAAGTCCCCCTCCGCGCACAATCAAAACCCCGGAATCCTTTGGATTCCGGGGTTTTTTGTTGCCTTCCGTCGAACACCGGATTAGTTATCCGTGACGTTGAACACATCTTCTCCTGTGCATCGTGCGCAGCTGTTCTTCCCTGTCAGCGGCGGCACGGCGCCGGTACCCTCGGGTCTATGGATGGCGCAACGCTCTTCAACCTGCTGCTCGTCGTGTTCTTCGTCCTGCTGGGAGGAATTTTCGCCGGAACCGAGATGGCGCTGGTCTCACTGCGGGAGAGCCAGATCAGCCGCATCGAATCATCCGGGGCCGGCGGCAGGAAGATCGCCGAGCTGGCCCGCAACCCCAACCTGTTCCTGTCATCCATCCAGATTGGTGTGACCCTTTCGGGGTTTTTCTCCGCCGCCTACGGAGCTTCCGCCCTTGCTCCCGCGCTGGCACCGGCACTGCGGGGGCTGGGTTTTGCACCGGCCGCAGCGGACGCCACCGCCTTCATCCTGCTGACCCTGGCCGTGGCTTACCTGTCCCTGGTCCTGGGTGAGCTGGTGCCCAAGCGGCTGGCCATGCAGAACGCCGAGCGCTTCACCCGTCTCCTCGCCCCTCCCCTGAATGTCTTCGCCGTCATCATCCGGCCCGTCATCAAGCTCCTCTCAGTATCGACGGATGCCGTGGTCCGGGTCCTCGGCGGCGATCCCAAGGTCAAGACGCCCCCGATCACCTCCCAGGAGCTGTGGGACATGGTGGCAGCCAGCCCCGTCCTTGCAGAGGATAGCCGGCGCATCCTTTCCGACGTTTTCGGCGCCGGCGACCGGCTGCTGCAGGAGGTCATGCGTCCCCGTCCCGAAGTGAAGTTCCTTTCCGCCGAGCTGACGGTGGCCGAGGCCCGGGCCATCGTGCATGTGCTCCCCTACTCGAGGTACCCGGTCATCAGGGACTCACCGGACGACGTCGTCGGCTTCATCCATGTGCGGGACCTCCTGCGGGAGGAGGACGACGGCGGCAACGGTTTGGGTGGGCCGCGCACGCTCGGGGACATTGCCCGCCCCATCCATTTCCTTCCGGGCACCGCGCCGGTTGTCCCCTCACTGTCCCGCATGCGGCGGGACGGCAGCCACATCGCCGTGGTGGCGGATGAGTACGGCGGCACGGACGGCATCGTCACGCTGGAGGATCTGGTGGAAGAGCTGGTCGGGGAGATCTACGACGAGTACGACACCCTGCGGGACCCCGAGGACAGGCACCGTCGGATCCGCGGCGATCTGGTGGTTGACGGCGCTTTGATCCTGCAGGAGTTCGAGCGGCTGACCGGCTTCGCCCTTCCGGAAGGACAATATGAAACGGTCGGCGGGTACATTATGGAAAGACTGGGCCGGATTGCCAGGCCCGGAGATGTGGTCGGGGCGCCGGGGTGCGAGCTGGAGGTGCTTAGCCTTTCCCGCCGGCGCATTGTGGCTGTCCGCGTCATTCCCGATTCAAAGGAAGCTGACTAACCTTCCTCCCGGGCGGGCTTTGGTCGACTTCGGTTACGCGGGCCTCAGTCATTTCCCGTAACATTGCTATGCCGCTCTGAAGCGCAGAGAATACCGGGCACGGGCAGTGAGCCCCATTCCGGCTAGGCCCGGACCGCAGATGCAGATATCCAGAAAGCAGGAAAGCCGTCATGGCCGAAACAAAAAACGACTCGGGAGCGCCCGAACTCAAGCGGGTGATGGGAACCAAGCTCCTGCTGCTGTTCATCGTCGGCGACATTCTTGGAACCGGTGTTTACGCCCTGACCGGCCAGGTGGCCGGCGAGATTGGCGGCGCCGCCTGGGCTCCCATTCTGGTGGCCTTCTTCGTCGCCACGATTACTGCTCTCTCCTATCTTGAGCTCGTCACCAAATTCCCGCAGGCAGCCGGTGCCGCGCTTTATGCGCACAAAGCCTTTGGAATTCATTTCGTGACCTTCCTCGTGACCTTTGCGGTCCTGAGCTCAGGCATCACGTCGGCATCCACCGCCGCCAAGTTCCTGGCCGAGAACTTCATTGTCGGGTTTAATCTCGACTGGGGTCAGACCGGCGTCACCTGGGTGGCTGTCATCTTCATGCTTGTGCTCGCCCTGATCAACCTGCGCGGTGTCGGAGAGAGCATTAAGTTCAATGTGGTGCTGACCATCATCGAACTCACCGGCCTTCTCATCGTGATCCTGATTGGCTTCTGGGCCATGGGGCAGGGCAACGTCGACTTCTCGCGGGTCATGGTCTTTGAAACCGAAGGCAACAAGAGCATTTTCCTTGCCCTCACGGCGGCCACCTCCCTGGCTTTCTTCTCCATGGTCGGTTTTGAAGACAGCGTCAACATGGCCGAGGAGACGCGCGACCCCGCGAAGATCTTCCCGAAGGTCATGCTGACCGGACTGGGAATCACCCTGGTCGTGTATCTGCTGGTCTCCATTGCCGCCGTCGCCATTGTTCCCGTGGGCCAGCTCTCCGCCAGCGCAACGCCGCTGCTGGAAGTTGTCCGTGCCGGTGCCCCCAACCTGCCGGTGGACGTTATCTATCCGTTCCTGTCGATCTTCGCGGTGGCCAATACTGCGCTGATCAACATGCTGATGGCCAGCCGCCTGCTTTACGGCATGGCCAAGCAGGACGTCCTCCCCCGTTCCCTTTCCAAGGTCCTTCCGGGCCGCCGCACCCCGTGGGCATCGATCCTCTTCACCACCGCCATCGCCCTGGGACTGATCATCCTTGTCACCAACTTCATGGGCAAGGAAACCGTCACCGCGCTGGGCGGCACCACCGCCCTGCTGCTGCTGGCCGTCTTCACCGTGGTGAATATTGCCTGCCTGGTGCTGCGCCGCACTCCGCACGAAGGCAAGCACTTCCGTTCCCCCGGCTTCCTTCCGTACGTGGGCGTTTTCACCTGTGCTTTCCTCCTCGGCCCCTGGGCCCAGGATCCGATCGAGTACCAGATCGCCGGCCTGCTGCTGGTCCTGGGCCTGCTGCTCTGGGTCCTGACCTGGTTCTGGAACCGGGCCGTGCGTGCCAAGAAGACCCGGTTCACCGATGCCGAAGAAATCCGCGGCTAGGCACTTCCGCCCGTTTACGTCCCTACGTCAGGAGCATCATGAGTATTGTTGTCGGTTTTCTTCCCACCCCGGAGGGCGCCGCTGCCCTTGAGGCTGCACGCCGCGAAGCCGCGGCGCAGTCCACCACCCTGGTGATCGTGAACGTGGGTTCCCCCCGGCACGGTCTGCACCACCAGGAGCAGGAGGAAGCCAATCAGGCCGCCGTCGAACAGCTTGAAAAAGAGCTGCGCGCCGCCGGGGCGGATTTCCGGCTGGTTCACCCCGTGGGCGACTACGACCCGGCCGAGGAAATCCTCAAAGCGGCTGAAGATCCGCAGGTGGAGCTGATCGTCCTGGGCCTGCGCCGCCGCACACCGGTGGGCAAGATGCTGCTCGGAAGCACCGCCCAGCGGGTGCTGCTGCAGTCCGACTGCCCGGTCCTGGCGGTCAAGGCTCACCACTAGGATCCTTTTGCGTGCCCGCCGGTTCCCCGGCGGGATACGGCTGTGGCCGGCACCCAAGGTTTCGGGTGCCGGCCACAGCCGTATCTGGAGACATGCCCCGGGGTCGCTGCGCTCCTACGTGATGGAGGCCGATCCGCGGCGCTTGTTGAACACATCAAAGGCAACAGCAGCCAGGAGCACCAGGCCCTTGATGAGCTGCTGATATTCGGTTCCAACGCCCATGATGGACATGCCGTTGTTCAGGATTCCGATGATCAGGCCGCCGATGATCGCACCGGTGACCCGGCCGATGCCGCCGGTGACTGCGGCGCCGCCGATGAACACTGCCGCAATGGCATCCAGTTCGAATCCCTCTCCGGCCTTCGGGCTGGCGAGGTTCAGCTGGGCGGTGAAGACCAGGCCGGCCAGCGCAGCCAGCACGCCCATGTTGATGAACACGGTGAAGGTGGTCCGCTTGGTGTTGATGCCGGAAAGTTCAGCAGCGTGCAGGTTCCCGCCCATGGCGTAGATGTGGCGGCCCCAGACGCTGCGGTTCATGACGGCCGAATAGCCAACCGTCAGCAGGCCCAGAATCACCAGCACGATGGGCGTCCCGCGGTAGCTGGCCAGCAGGTAGGTGATGAAGAGGACCATGGCCGCGGTCAGCGTCAACTTTGCGGCGAACCAGAGCATCGGCTCGTCCACAAGCTGGTGGCGGCGGCGGATCATCCGCTGGCGGATGCCTGAGCCAACCAGGGCCGCGGCGGAGAGCACGCCGATGATGACGGTCAGCGGCTCCAGGAAGCTCGTTCCGCCCCCGAGGTCGGGGAGGAATCCGCTGCCCAGATCCCGGAACTGGTCCGGGAACGGCGAGATCTGCTTGTTCTGCAGGACGATCTGCGTCAGCCCCCGAAATGTGAGCATGCCGGCCAGGGTCACAATGAA
This genomic interval from Arthrobacter sunyaminii contains the following:
- a CDS encoding hemolysin family protein, whose protein sequence is MDGATLFNLLLVVFFVLLGGIFAGTEMALVSLRESQISRIESSGAGGRKIAELARNPNLFLSSIQIGVTLSGFFSAAYGASALAPALAPALRGLGFAPAAADATAFILLTLAVAYLSLVLGELVPKRLAMQNAERFTRLLAPPLNVFAVIIRPVIKLLSVSTDAVVRVLGGDPKVKTPPITSQELWDMVAASPVLAEDSRRILSDVFGAGDRLLQEVMRPRPEVKFLSAELTVAEARAIVHVLPYSRYPVIRDSPDDVVGFIHVRDLLREEDDGGNGLGGPRTLGDIARPIHFLPGTAPVVPSLSRMRRDGSHIAVVADEYGGTDGIVTLEDLVEELVGEIYDEYDTLRDPEDRHRRIRGDLVVDGALILQEFERLTGFALPEGQYETVGGYIMERLGRIARPGDVVGAPGCELEVLSLSRRRIVAVRVIPDSKEAD
- a CDS encoding APC family permease; amino-acid sequence: MAETKNDSGAPELKRVMGTKLLLLFIVGDILGTGVYALTGQVAGEIGGAAWAPILVAFFVATITALSYLELVTKFPQAAGAALYAHKAFGIHFVTFLVTFAVLSSGITSASTAAKFLAENFIVGFNLDWGQTGVTWVAVIFMLVLALINLRGVGESIKFNVVLTIIELTGLLIVILIGFWAMGQGNVDFSRVMVFETEGNKSIFLALTAATSLAFFSMVGFEDSVNMAEETRDPAKIFPKVMLTGLGITLVVYLLVSIAAVAIVPVGQLSASATPLLEVVRAGAPNLPVDVIYPFLSIFAVANTALINMLMASRLLYGMAKQDVLPRSLSKVLPGRRTPWASILFTTAIALGLIILVTNFMGKETVTALGGTTALLLLAVFTVVNIACLVLRRTPHEGKHFRSPGFLPYVGVFTCAFLLGPWAQDPIEYQIAGLLLVLGLLLWVLTWFWNRAVRAKKTRFTDAEEIRG
- a CDS encoding universal stress protein, with product MSIVVGFLPTPEGAAALEAARREAAAQSTTLVIVNVGSPRHGLHHQEQEEANQAAVEQLEKELRAAGADFRLVHPVGDYDPAEEILKAAEDPQVELIVLGLRRRTPVGKMLLGSTAQRVLLQSDCPVLAVKAHH
- the mmsB gene encoding multiple monosaccharide ABC transporter permease, translating into MSTLTDQGSSTGVPAPKGKPQEIVGSALNYLTGQLRQVGLFIALIAIIIFFQIATNGITLAPINVSNLIIQNSYILILAVGMVLVIIAGHIDLSVGSVVAFTGAAAGVMITQWGLPWWLAAVLCLVLGAAVGAWQGFWIAYFGIPAFIVTLAGMLTFRGLTQIVLQNKQISPFPDQFRDLGSGFLPDLGGGTSFLEPLTVIIGVLSAAALVGSGIRQRMIRRRHQLVDEPMLWFAAKLTLTAAMVLFITYLLASYRGTPIVLVILGLLTVGYSAVMNRSVWGRHIYAMGGNLHAAELSGINTKRTTFTVFINMGVLAALAGLVFTAQLNLASPKAGEGFELDAIAAVFIGGAAVTGGIGRVTGAIIGGLIIGILNNGMSIMGVGTEYQQLIKGLVLLAAVAFDVFNKRRGSASIT